Within Azospirillum thiophilum, the genomic segment GCCTTCGTCATCCCGGCCCTGCGCAAGGCGACCGGCCTGTGAGTGCAACGCCGGTGAGCGCAAAGACCGCGACCGCGAAGGCGCCTGAGAAGCGCCGGCAGTCCCGCGTCCGCACGCCGACCCTGCTCCAGATGGAGGCGGTGGAGTGCGGCGCCGCCTCGCTCGGCATCATCCTCGCCCATTTCGGCCGCTGGGTGCCGCTGGAGGAACTGCGGGCCGCCTGCGGCGTGTCGCGCGACGGCAGCAAGGCCAGCAACCTGCTGCGCGCCGCCCGCCGCTACGGCCTCGTCGCCAAGGGCTTCAAGAAGGAGCCGGACGCGCTGGCCGCCATGCCCTGGCCGATGATCGTCCATTGGAACTTCAACCATTATCTGGTCTTCGAGGGCTTCAAGGGCGACCACGCCTATCTGAACGACCCGGTCACCGGCCCGCGCCGCGTCACCCGCGCCGAGTTCTCCGAAGCCTTCACCGGCGTCGCGCTGGCCTTCGAGCCGGGGCCGGAGTTCGTTGCCGGCGCGAGGCCGCCCGGCCTTGCCGGCATGCTGGGGCGTCAGCTGAAGCGCTCGCGCGCCGCGGTCGGCTTCGCGCTGGCCGCCAGCCTGGCGCTGGTGCTGCCGGGCATCGCGCTGCCGGCCTTCACCAAGGCCTTCGTCGACGAGGTGCTGATCGGCGGCCAACGCAATTGGCTGGTGCCGCTGCTGCTGGGGATGGCGGCCACGGCGCTGGTCCGCGGGCTGCTGACCGCGCTCCAGCAATCGGCGCTGCTGAAGCTGGAGACCAAATTCGCCATGGTGATGGCCAGCCGCTATGTCTGGCGGTTGCTGCAACTGCCGGTGCCCTTCTTCGGCCAGCGCCATCCCGGCGACATCGCCGGCCGGGTCGCCGCCAACGACCGGGTGGCGCGGCTGCTGTCGGGCGAGATGGCGACCGCGGCGATGAGCCTGCTGACGGTCGTCTTCTTCGGGCTGGTCATGCTGACCTACGATCCGGCGCTGGCGGCGGTGACCATCCTGCTGGTGCTGGGCAACATGCTGTTCCTGCGCGGCGCCTCGCGCGGGCGGGAGGATGCCGGGCGCCGCCTGCTGTCGGAACAGGCCAAGCTGGGCGCCGTCACCGTCGGCAGCATCCAGGCGATCGAGACACTGAAATCCGCCGGGCTGGAGGGGCAGGCCTTCGAGCGCTGGGCGGGATATCAGGCGCGGCTGTTGACGGTGCGCCAGATCCTGGGGGTGCATTCCGCGCTGCTGATGGTGGCGCCGACCTTCCTCAACGCGCTCGGCACCGCGGCGATCCTGGGGCTGGGCGCGGTGCGGGTGATGGACGGGGCGCTGTCCGTCGGCGCCCTGGTGGCGTTCCAGAGCCTGGCATCCAGCTTTTCCGCCCCGGTCGCCAAGCTGGTCGGCATGGGCGGCACGCTGCAACGGGTGAAGGCCGACCTGCAACGGCTGAACGACACGCTGGACCATGCGCCCGACCCGCAATCGGGCCTCGCCGATTCCGCGGCGGGGGAGGTGGCAGCTCTCGGAGCCGGGGAGCCGGTGCGGCTGAGCGGGGCGGTGGAGCTGGCCGACATCTCCTTCGGCTACAGCGTGCTCGACCCGCCGCTGATCGACGGGCTGTCGCTGTCGCTGGCCCCCGGCATGCGGGTGGCGCTGGTCGGCGGCTCGGGCAGCGGGAAATCCACCGTCGGCCGGCTGATCTGCGGCCTCGTCCAACCCTGGTCGGGGCGGATCCTGTTCGACGGGCGGCCGCCGGACGAGATCCCGGTGTCCCTGCGCGCCGCCTCCATCGCCTATGTCGACCAGGATGTCTTCCTGTTCGACGGATCGGTGCGCGACAACCTGACC encodes:
- a CDS encoding NHLP family bacteriocin export ABC transporter peptidase/permease/ATPase subunit; protein product: MSAKTATAKAPEKRRQSRVRTPTLLQMEAVECGAASLGIILAHFGRWVPLEELRAACGVSRDGSKASNLLRAARRYGLVAKGFKKEPDALAAMPWPMIVHWNFNHYLVFEGFKGDHAYLNDPVTGPRRVTRAEFSEAFTGVALAFEPGPEFVAGARPPGLAGMLGRQLKRSRAAVGFALAASLALVLPGIALPAFTKAFVDEVLIGGQRNWLVPLLLGMAATALVRGLLTALQQSALLKLETKFAMVMASRYVWRLLQLPVPFFGQRHPGDIAGRVAANDRVARLLSGEMATAAMSLLTVVFFGLVMLTYDPALAAVTILLVLGNMLFLRGASRGREDAGRRLLSEQAKLGAVTVGSIQAIETLKSAGLEGQAFERWAGYQARLLTVRQILGVHSALLMVAPTFLNALGTAAILGLGAVRVMDGALSVGALVAFQSLASSFSAPVAKLVGMGGTLQRVKADLQRLNDTLDHAPDPQSGLADSAAGEVAALGAGEPVRLSGAVELADISFGYSVLDPPLIDGLSLSLAPGMRVALVGGSGSGKSTVGRLICGLVQPWSGRILFDGRPPDEIPVSLRAASIAYVDQDVFLFDGSVRDNLTLWDRTVPEAALTRALEDAAILGEVAGRAGQLDAPVAEGGVNFSGGQRQRLEIARALSGNPSILVLDEATAALDVATEKLIDDNLRRRGCTCIIIAHRLSTIRDCDEIIVLNRGRVVERGSHEELLARGGEYASLIAAG